Below is a window of Arabidopsis thaliana chromosome 2, partial sequence DNA.
CTGTACGAATcgggaaaaaaaatgatgaaattcgaatattatttttgataaaaaaaatgagagtCGGTTAACTCTTTACCTTAGACATTATCCTTTCAGTGGGAAAATTCCTATCGCAAGGATAGCATTTGTAAGATATACGATCCATGTAATTGTCACGGACAGACCATTTTTCCCTGTGAGAAGTGTATACTTGTGTGAGAGTATGCACATGCCGTTGGTTCCTCACATTAGCTGGAAACCCAATACACTCTACATGGGCGTTGAACATACAGTCAATACATCCGTAGAACGACACACCACATGGTCTAGAGCACACACCGCAAGCTCGAGTCACCCTCGAATCATTGTTCCAAAAGTTATAGAAATAGTGACTATGAGACTTGATCTTTCTTGGTACTATCACTGCTTTGATGCATTCAATATGGAAATTGATTTCGCAGATGGTACAATGATAGccatattttgttatattcaGTTGGCAGGCCGTGCACTTGGATCCACTTTTAAGTGAAATTGCTAGCATGTGATCAACATGAAGTGGATGACCAACTAGAATTCGCCTCCCAACTTGGATACACATAGGGTGATATATATCTTCACACGTCACACATGAAAAAGCCTTTCCACAAAACTTCTCATCACAAATAGAACAAGTGATAGGATATGACCGTGAAACGATAACTTGAAACAAGCTATGTTTGTCTTGTATGCAAAGTCCTAACCATGTTCCAATGATTTTCTGACCCCTTTGTAATGCACCATgcatttttttatctttcaaagCGCAGTTGATGTCGATGATGAAATTGCATATACGACAGAAGAGATTGAACCCGCCTATATCGTCTTTGCATGACTCACACTTCCTTCTAAACCATCTAGGGGTATTTGGTAGAAGGGTCAAAGAATGGTTTAAATGAAACTGATGCTTTGATGGTCGCCCAAGCTCTGCACAAAAATCATGTGATTGGAAGCTACATGTCTCACATTTGCAAGGATTATCATGTATTTTTGTCCCACACATGTTGCactttccttcttcctcaagCTCACTCATGTGGATTAGTTTCATCACATGAATATGACTGAAGCTATTAACCTGGAGTATatatttgaaacaattttaGGTGAAGACATTGTTTCACTAGTGTACTGATTATAATAAAAAGGCATACCAGTAACCTATCTTCAAATTCAATGGTTTCAAGATGTTGGGATTTTGTGTTGCCTTTGCTGCAAGAGTACAAATCTTTCAAGTACATTGGGGAAGGCACTTCCTGTTGGTAATGAGTAAGAAGAGTATTAGCTCATATCATTTTCGTCAACGGATATCGTCatcattataagaaaaaataaagctgtaataaaaatattaattaccTCGCGTAGAATGCATTCAGTGTGGCCGACAAAATCACATTCTTCACAGGAATATTCAGGATATCGTGAAATTACCATAGTCTCACAAACACCACAATACTCCAAAAAATCGTCCTCCCCTCCGACTCTTATAAATCTAAGTTTATGGATGTGATAGGATTTCTTGATCACATATTCAGGTATCTCAAGACACTTGGTATGACATTTCAAATCACATTCCACGCATAAATAATAGAATCTGTCATAGACCACGGTTTCCTTGCATATTAGACATGGTTGTTTTACTCTTTCATCAGCAACACGACGAGTACTTTCTACATAAAATAGCCTGTGTTCATGGGACTTATACAACAAACCCCGCAACAAGGCATCTGCACATCTCAGATGAAGGTAAAACCCACATCCTAAGCAACCAAATGGGACACCAACAAATTGGCCGTGACAGGCATTACAAGATTTCTCACCGTCAAAAGTTTGTATATAATTAAGGCGTTTGAGAGGGTGCATAGGATGCACGGGATGTTGAATCTCGGTTGGTAGATCAAGGCAACGCTCGTGAAAAAACAAGTAACAATGAACGCAACCGTAACATATTGCAGTGAAGGAGAGAGGTTGCTCACAGAGAAGGCAAGAGTCTTTGGAATCTGGTCCTGGCCTACACCTTTTAAGTAAGTGTTCATGGCTGTAATGGAGCATTTCTTTGGCTTCCCAACTCGTCGCTATGTTCTTCTGAAGTGCACAGCCCAAATCGAGGTAGATCTCACACTTGCTACACTCGTAATAGTATTTGGCTCCAGAAGACATGTTTCCGCACACGACGCACACCATGTGTTTAGTCTTCTGATCATCTTCGCCTATACGAAATTCTAGAGGGTGCTCCGGATGAAGATGGTGTGACATTTTCTGGGGAAGATCTGAGCAAGCTTTGCAGAGATCGAAATTGCAAGGGTCACAGGCGAATTCAACAGGTTCATCTTTGAAGCAGATGTTGCAGATCCCGTTTGCGACGATCCCCCGCGAGGTCAACTCGCACTCATGAGATCCATGTTGGAGCTTTCCCATCGAGAGCAAGAAAGTCAACCAAGAAAACGTTCAGAATTTTATTTACTTCTCCGCTTtgatttaaagatttaaaaacgttttccaattatttgtatgttttgattCGAGCTTCACTTTTGGGAGTTCGGGTCGGGTCAATTATGGGTTTGGATATCGAGTTTACTTACGTTTTAAACgtaaattagattttaacccgTAATATACcgcaatttttgttttttattaaaaacaaacataaaatttgtcgtaaacatgaaataaatttgtttattgtgCCCCATATCctctactatttttttaagcCAATTGatattactttctttctttttactaGTTTCAGGTAATAAGTGTTTTCTATGTTAATCTAGTTTTCCTCCTTAAcctctttttgttattgtttaaaagaattgtgtaaatatctatataaataaatatatatatatatatatattaattataatctatggtataccgcgggactataattattttttaaaaaataaaaatttaatatgtttagtagattaaaaatatatataatttatttttttgtattttctaaatgtaCAACTCTTATATCTATAGATTTTTAGTATACAATtactatgtttgatttttactttttaaaactatagaaACAATACATACAGTTCATTAAgtcaaaatctagtttataactacataatttaaatttaaattatatttatttaattaatattctttaatttgtttagtgtttaagataatataattatattttaattgttatatctaagatttcaTCTGTAGTATACTGTCTCGTATTACTATCGATCCAAACCCGTCATACCATCTAATCCCGTTCAGTGgaattaaacatatttaatggatttcacccgtggtataCCGTCTTGTATTACTATCGACCCAAACCCGTCATACCATCTAACCCCGTtcagaaaaattaaacattattttgttattttgttttaataatattttagtttaaaagatgtataattcaaatcaatttaaaagttttctttcttcaaatgattatttaattgttgtaaagtatatatataataatattataaacccgtcctaccatctaatcCCGTTcggtgaaattaaacatttttttttaataatacttttataaaacaattataattcaaattaatttaaaattttcttatttaatttttaaagatttcacatatttaaatattctaaacgtttaatatatcacaattttttaacatcattatataatatataaagtttttaaaaatctcaaaaaacatttccgtcatattttgtgattcaaaattttaaaaatgaacatatattaaccaattggcgaaaaaatgtgtgggttcaacgtcGCGCatcgactaaaatatttagacaatgattcataaacatatcataaatgatttttttttacaagacgggtttggcaggacgttacttaataacaactgtaaactataaaataaaaatattttatagatacataaaatttgtaaatttttatatatactaactttaaaaaataaattgtaccCACAGTGTACCGcggttaaaatctagtatatcTTCGAAGCCcaacaaactaaaaactataaatatttggaaaaattataaaatttaccatattttctcaatttcttatGCAATTTACCATAATTTTTCCTCCCTTACACATCATACCACATTTCCACTTAAAATATCTATATTGCCCTCAccatttcttctctattttgtttctcctttctcgaGATCCGTGCGCTTTAACCACACATCACTATCTTTCCGAAGACAAAATGAAACGTTTTTGTCTCTCTCACTTCTCCTGACAACGTGCACATATTCTTTACatataacttttaatttattttgtccCCTAATTTCTATTCATCATAAATTTTCCGTTATGTCTAGATCTTGTCTCCGATTTTCACCATCTTTCAATATTATCATGAATCCCACATTTTATCCACCAATTATTCTCATTTAAGGTTTCTAATTTGATTTAGATTTTCACCATTTATTTTGGTCCACAGATTAGTTGAGCATTATTGTTTTCACCGacacgatttttttttcttctattgtaaaataacaaaaacatccAGTTATTACATATCATCTTGTCTATTATTCGATCTGAATTTGTCCCCGATCTAATTCTATTACTCATTCGATATGAACTTGTCCCcgatataatatattattaaaatatgtaaacgTGTAGGTGAAGACAATAACGCTCAACTAATCTGTGGACCAAAATAGATGAcgaaaaatctaaataaaatttaaaattcttaaatgaGAACAATTGCATATAACGTGTAGGATTCATAATAATAGAgcaagatgatgaaatcgaAAACAAAACGTAGATGCAACAGATTTCTATTCGGGGACAAGATCTGGAgactaaaacaaaagtctGTCACCAGTTGTACTCCGCTAACAGGTAATTATGTCCCCTAATGCATTATATATTACGTTGTCCCCCGCTAGCAGGTAATCACATCTCctaatgtattatatattacgtTGTCCCCCGCAGAATTTCTCCGCTAACAGGTAATCATGTCCCCTAATGCATTATATATTACGTTGTCTCCCGCTAGCAGGTAATCATGTCTCctaatgtattatatattacgtTGTCCCCCGCAGAATTTTGgataaccaatttttttaaacaagtCAATTTTAAATACCCAATAACAGTAGAAGCCAGCTGTTCTCCACTATTCTCTCTCCTAATCTTTTATGTTTCCACCATGATTTTTTGTCATGTATCATCACATCAGTTAAAAGCTGTCACCATCTAAGTCAGTCCCTGACCCACTTTAAGGGCATTTTTGTCCACGAATTACCAAGTGAAGTAAAATGTGGTAGATATTGTAAGCTGAACTAGAATATGGTAGAAATTGTAAGATTGGACCAATAATATGGCAGATTTTGCAAAATTTCCTACATATTTCAAGCTTCTACCTCTAGTTCACTACTTTCGTTATTAAATAAGCCCAATTACTCTCACGTTACTATTCTACATGTGTTATCTATATTTGGTTAGGCAGTTATCAACGCTTTCACGACATTGTAAAATTTTTAGACTGAATGCATTCCataaaatgatgtttaatttgAGACCGAATGCATtccataaaaattgaaacttttaaatatgtttttaattaaaaatattattaaacaaaaaataacaaaatgctGTTTAATTTTACGGGACGGAGTTATATGGTGGAACAAGTTTGGATTGATACTAATATGATATGGTATACCACAAGTGAAATcctaaatttaaaacaaaaaataaaatgatataatcttaaacactaaacaacccaaataatactaacaaaacaaatacaacttaaaatttaaggtttttcattttaaaaaatcgatCATTAATGTACAGTGGAGTAATATTTtagatagaaaataatatcaaattattattatagtccatgattataaatatttaccAATATTAACACTATATCACTTCTACACCTACAAATCTTCTAAGTACATCAATACAATTAACACATTTATgtaacaaatacaaaaactcaGGAAACAATCTTTTTGCATTTCAACTATATTAAttctaatataatataattaaatgagaaatatgtttttacattatgaatttaaaaatccaataaattattaattattatctaaaatctataaaataaaaatattgtcaTGCGGTATACCGCGAATTAAATCCTAATAGAATACTATAATCAATGACTAATTAACACATCAAATGAATTTGCTTCATTTACATATCTTTAATAAACgttactataatattttatattaaaatttatatattaaatatattgtgtctaatattaaatatgattGAATTTTATGACtacattttttaatgatatattaACGTATTTGCAACTTACAGTATGTGTACCCCGAATAATAGCATACGATATTTTCCATTGTAGATTACGAAATTCTCATATTTAAACTCTTCTCTTGTGGGTAGGGttgtcaaaatgggtcaaaattcatcggtcaactcaactcaattcatgaaccctaatgagttgaaaatattgactcaaatgagttgatgggtcaaatgagttCTTGAATCAATTAGTTTGATGAATAAAATGAGTTGAGTTGTAATGGTTAATAGTTTCAATGGTTTatccaattaacccatcaaattttgtaaaattgaattaaaccaactaaaatctctaaaccaataccaatttaagtttaaccaacacatctaaactaatttaataaaatcaatattttccaaatttcttaaatatacaagctatgaaattgaaaagaagtaaactcgtaattttccaccaaaaaacataaacccgtaattttcccgccaaaaaagtaaacccgtgattttcccgccaaaaacgaaaaactcgtgattttcccgccaaaaatgtaaacccgtaattttcccgccaaaaaacgtaaacccctaattttcccgcaaaaaaagtaaacccatgattttcccGCCGAAAACGTAAACCCCTAATTTTCCCgctaaaaacataaacccgtgattttctcgccaaaaacgtaaatccgtaattttcccgccaaaaatgttAACCCGTAATTTACCGGccaaaaaacttaaacccatgattttcctgctaaaaacgtaaacccgtaattttcccgccaaaaaagtaaacccgtgatttttccgacaaaaacgtaaatctgtaatttttctgccaaaaacgtaaatccatgattttcccgccaaaaacgtaaaccccGTAAAAAATGGAATCCGAAAATAtcttaagtttgatgataat
It encodes the following:
- a CDS encoding Cysteine/Histidine-rich C1 domain family protein (Cysteine/Histidine-rich C1 domain family protein; FUNCTIONS IN: zinc ion binding; INVOLVED IN: intracellular signaling pathway; LOCATED IN: cellular_component unknown; CONTAINS InterPro DOMAIN/s: Protein kinase C-like, phorbol ester/diacylglycerol binding (InterPro:IPR002219), Zinc finger, PHD-type, conserved site (InterPro:IPR019786), Zinc finger, RING-type (InterPro:IPR001841), Zinc finger, PHD-type (InterPro:IPR001965), C1-like (InterPro:IPR011424); BEST Arabidopsis thaliana protein match is: Cysteine/Histidine-rich C1 domain family protein (TAIR:AT2G21850.1); Has 2782 Blast hits to 662 proteins in 34 species: Archae - 0; Bacteria - 0; Metazoa - 23; Fungi - 0; Plants - 2730; Viruses - 0; Other Eukaryotes - 29 (source: NCBI BLink).), yielding MGKLQHGSHECELTSRGIVANGICNICFKDEPVEFACDPCNFDLCKACSDLPQKMSHHLHPEHPLEFRIGEDDQKTKHMVCVVCGNMSSGAKYYYECSKCEIYLDLGCALQKNIATSWEAKEMLHYSHEHLLKRCRPGPDSKDSCLLCEQPLSFTAICYGCVHCYLFFHERCLDLPTEIQHPVHPMHPLKRLNYIQTFDGEKSCNACHGQFVGVPFGCLGCGFYLHLRCADALLRGLLYKSHEHRLFYVESTRRVADERVKQPCLICKETVVYDRFYYLCVECDLKCHTKCLEIPEYVIKKSYHIHKLRFIRVGGEDDFLEYCGVCETMVISRYPEYSCEECDFVGHTECILREEVPSPMYLKDLYSCSKGNTKSQHLETIEFEDRLLVNSFSHIHVMKLIHMSELEEEGKCNMCGTKIHDNPCKCETCSFQSHDFCAELGRPSKHQFHLNHSLTLLPNTPRWFRRKCESCKDDIGGFNLFCRICNFIIDINCALKDKKMHGALQRGQKIIGTWLGLCIQDKHSLFQVIVSRSYPITCSICDEKFCGKAFSCVTCEDIYHPMCIQVGRRILVGHPLHVDHMLAISLKSGSKCTACQLNITKYGYHCTICEINFHIECIKAVIVPRKIKSHSHYFYNFWNNDSRVTRACGVCSRPCGVSFYGCIDCMFNAHVECIGFPANVRNQRHVHTLTQVYTSHREKWSVRDNYMDRISYKCYPCDRNFPTERIMSKDDRRETTEEKQQKDIYLMHLERDLIDLLVRTDDDACGQSQ